In Bos mutus isolate GX-2022 chromosome 2, NWIPB_WYAK_1.1, whole genome shotgun sequence, one DNA window encodes the following:
- the LOC102280102 gene encoding intestinal-type alkaline phosphatase isoform X1: MQGACVLLLLGLRLQLSLGLVPVEEEDPAFWNRQAAQALDVAKKLQPIQTAAKNVILFLGDGMGVSTVTAARILKGQMAGKLGPETPLAMDQFPYLALSKTYNVDRDVPDSAGTTTAYLCGVKTRMKVIGVSAAAQFNQCNTTYGNEVTSVMNRAKKAGKSVGVVTTTTVQHASPAGAYAHTVNRNWYSDANMPAEAKREGCQDIATQLVYNMDIDVILGGGRIYMFPEGTPDPEYPGNTKQNGVRKDKRNLVQEWQAKHQGAQYVWNRTALLQAANDSSVTHLMGLFEPGDMTYDIHRDHIKDPSLEEMTEAAVRVLSRNPRGFFLFVEGGRIDHGHHESIAYRALTEAVMFDNAIAKASQLTSEADTLTLVTADHSHVFTFGGYPLRGTSIFGLADGKAKDGKSYTTLLYGNGPGHRLVMGSRPDVNEKESMDPEYQQQSAVPLWGETHAGEDVAVFARGPWAHLVHGVQEQTFVAHVMAFAACVEPYTTDCHPHPHSGPLDTAHQAACPSSLALLAGALLLLLVPTLH, from the exons ATGCAGGGGgcctgtgtgctgctgctgctgggcctgCGGCTACAGCTCTCCCTCGGCCTCGTCCCAG TCGAGGAGGAAGACCCTGCCTTCTGGAACCGCCAGGCAGCCCAGGCCCTCGATGTGGCTAAGAAGCTGCAGCCCATCCAGACAGCCGCCAAGAATGTCATCCTCTTCTTGGGCGATG GGATGGGGGTTTCCACGGTGACAGCTGCTCGGATCCTAAAGGGGCAGATGGCTGGCAAGCTGGGACCTGAGACACCCCTGGCCATGGACCAGTTCCCATACCTGGCTCTGTCCAAG ACATACAACGTGGACAGAGATGTGCCCGACAGCGCAGGCACGACCACTGCCTACCTGTGTGGGGTCAAGACCCGTATGAAGGTCATCGGTGTAAGTGCAGCCGCCCAATTTAATCAGTGTAACACGACATATGGGAACGAGGTCACATCTGTGATGAACCGGGCCAAGAAAGCAG GGAAGTCTGTGGGAGTGGTGACCACCACCACAGTGCAGCACGCCTCCCCAGCCGGGGCCTACGCGCACACGGTGAACCGAAACTGGTATTCTGATGCTAATATGCCTGCCGAGGCCAAGAGGGAGGGCTGCCAGGACATTGCCACACAGCTGGTCTACAACATGGACATTGAC GTGATCCTGGGTGGAGGCCGAATATACATGTTTCCTGAGGGAACCCCAGACCCTGAATACCCAGGCAATACAAAACAGAATGGAGTCCGGAAGGACAAGCGGAACCTGGTGCAGGAGTGGCAGGCCAAGCACCAG GGAGCCCAGTATGTGTGGAACCGCACGGCACTCCTTCAGGCGGCTAATGACTCCAGTGTAACACACCTCATGG GCCTCTTTGAGCCAGGAGATATGACCTATGACATCCACCGAGACCACATCAAGGACCCATCTCTGGAGGAGATGACGGAGGCAGCCGTGCGTGTGCTGAGCAGAAACCCTCGGGGCTTCTTCCTCTTCGTGGAGG GAGGCCGCATTGACCACGGTCACCATGAAAGCATAGCTTATCGGGCACTGACCGAGGCGGTCATGTTCGACAATGCCATCGCCAAGGCTAGCCAGCTCACCAGTGAAGCAGACACACTGACCCTTGTCACCGCCGACCACTCCCATGTCTTCACTTTCGGTGGCTATCCACTTCGTGGGACCTCCATTTTTG GGCTGGCCGATGGCAAGGCCAAAGATGGCAAGTCCTATACCACCCTTCTCTATGGCAACGGCCCGGGGCACCGGCTGGTCATGGGCTCACGACCTGATGTGAATGAAAAGGAGAGCA tGGACCCCGAGTACCAGCAGCAATCCGCAGTGCCCCTATGGGGCGAGACCCACGCCGGTGAGGACGTGGCAGTGTTTGCACGAGGCCCGTGGGCACACCTGGTGCACGGCGTGCAGGAGCAGACCTTCGTGGCGCATGTCATGGCCTTTGCTGCCTGCGTGGAGCCCTACACCACCGACTGCCACCCTCACCCCCATAGCGGTCCCTTGGACACTGCCCACCAGGCTGCCTGCCCATCCTCACTGGCACTGCTGGCCGGggccctactgctgctgctggtgcccaCCCTGCACTGA
- the LOC102279825 gene encoding intestinal-type alkaline phosphatase, with translation MQGACVLLLLGLQLQLSLGLVPVEEEDPAFWNRQAAQALDVAKKLQPIQTAAKNVILFLGDGMGVSTVTAARILKGQMAGKPGPETPLAMDQFPYLALSKTYNVDRDVPDSAGTTTAYLCGVKTNMRTIGVSAAARFDQCNTTRGNEVTSVINRAKKAGKSVGVVTTTRVQDASPAGAYAHTVNRDWFSDADLPPDAQTYGCLDIATQLVYNMDIDVILGGGRKYMFPAGTPDPEYPDDNGVRKDKRNLVQEWQAKYQGAQYVWNRTELLKAADDSSVTHLMGLFQPGEMAYEIFRDHTTDPSLEEMTEAALRVLSRNPRGFFLFVEGGRIDHGHHANTAYWALNETIMFDNAIAKASQLTSEADTLTLVTADHSHVFTFGGYPLRGTSIFGLADGKAKDGKSYTSLLYGNGPGYRLDVGPRPDVNEKESMDPEYQQQAAVPLDSETHAGEDVAVFARGPWAHLVHGVQEQTFVAHVMAFAACVEPYTTDCHPHPHSGPSDTAHQAACPSSLALLAGALLLLLVPTLH, from the exons ATGCAGGGGGCctgcgtgctgctgctgctgggcctgCAGCTACAGCTCTCCCTCGGCCTTGTCCCAG TTGAGGAAGAAGACCCCGCCTTCTGGAACCGCCAGGCAGCCCAGGCTCTTGACGTGGCTAAGAAACTGCAGCCCATCCAGACAGCCGCCAAGAATGTCATCCTCTTCTTGGGCGATG GGATGGGGGTTTCCACGGTGACAGCTGCTCGGATCCTAAAGGGGCAGATGGCTGGCAAGCCGGGACCTGAGACACCCCTGGCCATGGACCAGTTCCCATACCTGGCTCTGTCCAAA ACATACAACGTGGACAGAGATGTGCCCGACAGTGCAGGCACGACCACCGCCTACCTGTGTGGGGTCAAGACCAACATGAGGACCATTGGTGTAAGTGCAGCCGCCCGCTTCGACCAGTGCAACACGACACGTGGGAATGAGGTCACGTCTGTGATAAACCGGGCCAAGAAAGCAG GGAAGTCAGTGGGAGTGGTGACCACCACCAGGGTGCAGGATGCATCCCCAGCCGGGGCCTACGCGCACACTGTGAATCGAGACTGGTTCTCTGACGCTGACCTGCCTCCCGATGCACAGACGTATGGCTGCCTGGACATTGCCACTCAGCTTGTCTACAACATGGACATTGAT GTGATCCTGGGTGGAGGCCGAAAGTACATGTTTCCTGCGGGGACCCCAGACCCTGAATACCCAGATGACAATGGAGTCCGGAAGGACAAGCGGAACCTGGTGCAGGAGTGGCAGGCCAAGTACCAG GGAGCCCAATATGTGTGGAACCGCACGGAGCTCCTTAAGGCGGCCGATGACTCCAGTGTAACACACCTCATGG GCCTCTTTCAGCCAGGAGAAATGGCCTATGAAATCTTCAGAGACCACACCACGGACCCATCCCTGGAGGAGATGACGGAGGCAGCCCTGAGAGTGTTGAGCAGAAACCCTCGGGGCTTCTTCCTCTTCGTGGAGG GAGGCCGCATTGACCATGGACATCATGCAAACACAGCTTATTGGGCGCTGAATGAGACAATCATGTTCGACAATGCCATTGCCAAGGCTAGCCAGCTCACCAGTGAAGCAGACACACTGACTCTTGTCACCGCCGACCACTCTCATGTCTTCACTTTTGGTGGCTACCCACTTCGTGGGACCTCCATTTTCG GGCTGGCCGATGGCAAGGCCAAAGATGGCAAGTCCTACACCTCCCTCCTATATGGCAATGGTCCGGGGTACCGGTTGGACGTGGGCCCACGACCTGATGTGAATGAAAAGGAGAGCA TGGACCCCGAGTACCAGCAGCAAGCTGCAGTGCCCCTAGACAGCGAGACCCACGCCGGTGAGGACGTGGCAGTGTTTGCACGAGGCCCGTGGGCACACCTGGTGCACGGCGTGCAGGAGCAGACCTTCGTGGCGCATGTCATGGCCTTTGCTGCCTGCGTGGAGCCCTACACCACCGACTGCCACCCTCACCCCCATAGTGGTCCCTCGGACACCGCCCACCAGGCTGCCTGCCCATCCTCACTGGCACTGCTGGCcggggccctgctgctgctgctggtgcccaCCCTGCACTGA
- the LOC102280102 gene encoding intestinal-type alkaline phosphatase isoform X2, whose translation MGVSTVTAARILKGQMAGKLGPETPLAMDQFPYLALSKTYNVDRDVPDSAGTTTAYLCGVKTRMKVIGVSAAAQFNQCNTTYGNEVTSVMNRAKKAGKSVGVVTTTTVQHASPAGAYAHTVNRNWYSDANMPAEAKREGCQDIATQLVYNMDIDVILGGGRIYMFPEGTPDPEYPGNTKQNGVRKDKRNLVQEWQAKHQGAQYVWNRTALLQAANDSSVTHLMGLFEPGDMTYDIHRDHIKDPSLEEMTEAAVRVLSRNPRGFFLFVEGGRIDHGHHESIAYRALTEAVMFDNAIAKASQLTSEADTLTLVTADHSHVFTFGGYPLRGTSIFGLADGKAKDGKSYTTLLYGNGPGHRLVMGSRPDVNEKESMDPEYQQQSAVPLWGETHAGEDVAVFARGPWAHLVHGVQEQTFVAHVMAFAACVEPYTTDCHPHPHSGPLDTAHQAACPSSLALLAGALLLLLVPTLH comes from the exons ATGGGGGTTTCCACGGTGACAGCTGCTCGGATCCTAAAGGGGCAGATGGCTGGCAAGCTGGGACCTGAGACACCCCTGGCCATGGACCAGTTCCCATACCTGGCTCTGTCCAAG ACATACAACGTGGACAGAGATGTGCCCGACAGCGCAGGCACGACCACTGCCTACCTGTGTGGGGTCAAGACCCGTATGAAGGTCATCGGTGTAAGTGCAGCCGCCCAATTTAATCAGTGTAACACGACATATGGGAACGAGGTCACATCTGTGATGAACCGGGCCAAGAAAGCAG GGAAGTCTGTGGGAGTGGTGACCACCACCACAGTGCAGCACGCCTCCCCAGCCGGGGCCTACGCGCACACGGTGAACCGAAACTGGTATTCTGATGCTAATATGCCTGCCGAGGCCAAGAGGGAGGGCTGCCAGGACATTGCCACACAGCTGGTCTACAACATGGACATTGAC GTGATCCTGGGTGGAGGCCGAATATACATGTTTCCTGAGGGAACCCCAGACCCTGAATACCCAGGCAATACAAAACAGAATGGAGTCCGGAAGGACAAGCGGAACCTGGTGCAGGAGTGGCAGGCCAAGCACCAG GGAGCCCAGTATGTGTGGAACCGCACGGCACTCCTTCAGGCGGCTAATGACTCCAGTGTAACACACCTCATGG GCCTCTTTGAGCCAGGAGATATGACCTATGACATCCACCGAGACCACATCAAGGACCCATCTCTGGAGGAGATGACGGAGGCAGCCGTGCGTGTGCTGAGCAGAAACCCTCGGGGCTTCTTCCTCTTCGTGGAGG GAGGCCGCATTGACCACGGTCACCATGAAAGCATAGCTTATCGGGCACTGACCGAGGCGGTCATGTTCGACAATGCCATCGCCAAGGCTAGCCAGCTCACCAGTGAAGCAGACACACTGACCCTTGTCACCGCCGACCACTCCCATGTCTTCACTTTCGGTGGCTATCCACTTCGTGGGACCTCCATTTTTG GGCTGGCCGATGGCAAGGCCAAAGATGGCAAGTCCTATACCACCCTTCTCTATGGCAACGGCCCGGGGCACCGGCTGGTCATGGGCTCACGACCTGATGTGAATGAAAAGGAGAGCA tGGACCCCGAGTACCAGCAGCAATCCGCAGTGCCCCTATGGGGCGAGACCCACGCCGGTGAGGACGTGGCAGTGTTTGCACGAGGCCCGTGGGCACACCTGGTGCACGGCGTGCAGGAGCAGACCTTCGTGGCGCATGTCATGGCCTTTGCTGCCTGCGTGGAGCCCTACACCACCGACTGCCACCCTCACCCCCATAGCGGTCCCTTGGACACTGCCCACCAGGCTGCCTGCCCATCCTCACTGGCACTGCTGGCCGGggccctactgctgctgctggtgcccaCCCTGCACTGA